One window from the genome of Jiangella alba encodes:
- a CDS encoding sugar ABC transporter substrate-binding protein, with amino-acid sequence MTRTATAVVCACAVAGGLAACSARGEAATDAEIKVMYLLPTLNDEAYSREAAGARAEADRLGVEVDVQAGPQRRDPSPIIAKVEDAITQQFDVIVVDPGEYAAQLSPVLNKAEEAGIDVISMIQEIPDLEPTVHIAYDESAGYRAAGEYMGELLPEGGELGVIGCGIGNAQMDGRRSAFADGLPANITQVQIGETQCDPTKARKLTENMLTAHPELAGIFSDTDIALLGGIEALRAAGADLAVIGGDGQTANLELISNGEIQDASTSYPSEIFGATAIQVASRLAADEDVAALCEIPSQPLITEDTAAQVLALIEEIDAGSAQPEVPDCTENHD; translated from the coding sequence TTGACGAGGACCGCAACGGCGGTCGTCTGCGCCTGTGCCGTGGCCGGCGGCCTGGCCGCGTGTTCCGCGCGCGGTGAGGCCGCGACGGACGCCGAGATCAAGGTCATGTACCTGCTGCCGACGCTCAACGACGAGGCGTACAGCCGCGAGGCGGCCGGCGCGCGCGCCGAGGCCGACCGGCTGGGCGTCGAGGTCGACGTTCAGGCCGGCCCACAGCGGCGCGACCCGTCGCCGATCATCGCGAAGGTCGAGGACGCGATCACCCAGCAGTTCGACGTCATCGTGGTCGACCCCGGCGAGTACGCGGCGCAGTTGTCGCCCGTCCTGAACAAGGCCGAGGAGGCCGGGATCGACGTGATCTCGATGATCCAGGAGATCCCCGACCTCGAGCCGACGGTGCACATCGCCTACGACGAGTCCGCCGGCTACCGCGCCGCGGGGGAGTACATGGGCGAGCTGCTGCCCGAGGGCGGCGAGCTGGGCGTCATCGGCTGCGGGATCGGCAACGCCCAGATGGACGGGCGCCGCTCCGCGTTCGCGGACGGGTTGCCGGCGAACATCACCCAGGTCCAGATCGGCGAGACCCAGTGCGACCCGACCAAGGCGCGCAAGCTCACCGAGAACATGCTGACCGCCCATCCGGAGCTGGCCGGCATCTTCAGCGACACCGACATCGCGCTGCTCGGCGGCATCGAGGCGCTGCGCGCCGCAGGCGCGGACCTGGCGGTGATCGGCGGCGACGGGCAGACGGCCAACCTGGAGCTGATCTCGAACGGCGAGATCCAGGACGCCAGCACCAGCTATCCGAGCGAGATCTTCGGCGCGACGGCGATCCAGGTGGCCAGCCGGCTCGCGGCCGACGAGGACGTCGCCGCCCTCTGCGAGATCCCCTCGCAGCCGCTGATCACCGAGGACACCGCCGCACAGGTGCTGGCGCTGATCGAGGAGATCGACGCCGGCAGCGCGCAACCCGAAGTGCCCGACTGCACGGAGAACCATGACTGA
- a CDS encoding HpcH/HpaI aldolase family protein, with product MPDPNRSRSLADRLRDRDPVLGLIVKMPNPALVEQARYLGFDLVVIDTEHGAGDDLLLEHHLRAAGSAGIDALVRVGSNSPLDILRALDAGAAGVIVPHVADAAGAGEAVASAHYPPRGRRGLAVSTRGGRYGDEPIDEYLARVAAQTVVVVQVEDEAGVRNAAEMVATPGVNGVWVGPGDLSASLGFPGQGDHPRVRAAVEQVVGEVVRSERTAAAVLVKSAHEIKEWHALGASVFLITSIDLFGRAARELVAAAGALDGARHDVKEAAQ from the coding sequence GTGCCTGATCCGAACCGCAGCCGTTCGCTCGCGGACCGCCTCCGGGACCGCGACCCGGTGCTCGGGCTGATCGTCAAGATGCCCAACCCCGCGCTGGTCGAGCAGGCCCGGTACCTCGGGTTCGACCTGGTGGTGATCGACACCGAGCACGGGGCCGGCGACGATCTGCTGCTCGAGCACCACCTGCGCGCCGCCGGCAGCGCCGGCATCGACGCGCTGGTCAGGGTCGGGTCGAACTCACCGCTCGACATCCTCCGGGCGCTCGACGCCGGGGCCGCCGGGGTGATCGTCCCGCACGTCGCCGACGCCGCGGGGGCGGGCGAGGCGGTCGCCAGCGCCCACTACCCGCCGCGCGGCCGACGTGGGCTCGCGGTGAGCACCCGGGGCGGACGGTACGGCGACGAGCCGATCGACGAGTACCTCGCCCGGGTCGCCGCGCAGACCGTCGTCGTCGTGCAGGTCGAGGACGAGGCCGGGGTGCGCAACGCGGCCGAGATGGTCGCGACCCCCGGCGTCAACGGCGTCTGGGTGGGGCCGGGCGACCTGTCCGCGTCGCTCGGCTTCCCCGGGCAGGGCGACCACCCGCGGGTCCGCGCCGCCGTCGAACAGGTCGTCGGCGAGGTCGTCCGCAGCGAGCGGACCGCCGCGGCGGTGCTGGTCAAGTCCGCACACGAGATCAAGGAATGGCACGCTCTGGGTGCGTCGGTGTTCCTCATCACCTCGATCGACCTGTTCGGCCGGGCCGCCCGTGAGCTCGTGGCGGCGGCCGGGGCGCTGGACGGCGCCCGTCACGACGTCAAGGAGGCAGCACAGTGA
- a CDS encoding four-carbon acid sugar kinase family protein: protein MTSPAVTLAELDRPPTARREADDLAAVRAAAARRRTWTVVIDDDPTGTQCVRDVPVVMGEWTAGDLAWAARGHDLAFVLTNSRALPASEASRVTSHAAAAAGRAGERLGRPVRYVSRSDSTLRGHVREEVAAVRAAAGSPQRQRVVFAPAFVEAGRVTARGVQWVGDGVFVPAAATEYAADPAFGYDDVDLAAWVRARLRDDVARVRVLDLALLRGGSGPELVRDELRRGHHDDVWIAEAVTGGDLAALAAGCALAEDDGLRVVYRTGPTAVRALAGRPLPEPWPGRDGPAASGLVVVGSHTGLTNVQVDELRRSRPVSLVELDARVVAAVDEAAREAEIGRAAAAVRAAVPSVTTVLRTSRQVVAGADPITTSGRVAAALTETVRRIAETTELGFLVAKGGITSHDVPARALGATRAVVLGQLFPGMVPVWRLLDGSRPELPYVVFPGNVGDRTSLAVTVTRLAEGDRSA from the coding sequence ATGACTAGCCCGGCGGTGACGCTCGCCGAGCTGGACCGGCCGCCCACCGCACGGCGCGAGGCGGACGACCTGGCCGCCGTGCGGGCCGCCGCCGCGCGGCGGCGCACCTGGACCGTCGTGATCGACGACGACCCCACCGGCACCCAGTGCGTCCGCGACGTGCCGGTCGTCATGGGGGAGTGGACCGCCGGCGACCTCGCCTGGGCGGCGCGGGGGCATGACCTCGCCTTCGTGCTGACGAACAGCCGGGCGCTGCCCGCGTCCGAGGCGAGCCGGGTGACGTCGCACGCGGCGGCGGCGGCCGGCCGGGCCGGCGAGCGGCTCGGCCGGCCGGTGCGGTACGTGAGCCGGAGCGACTCGACCCTGCGCGGGCACGTGCGGGAGGAGGTGGCGGCCGTCCGGGCGGCGGCCGGCTCGCCGCAACGGCAGCGGGTCGTCTTCGCGCCGGCCTTCGTCGAGGCCGGCCGGGTCACCGCCCGCGGTGTGCAGTGGGTCGGCGACGGTGTGTTCGTCCCGGCTGCCGCCACCGAATACGCCGCGGACCCGGCGTTCGGCTACGACGACGTGGACCTCGCCGCTTGGGTGCGTGCCCGGCTGCGCGACGACGTCGCCCGTGTGCGGGTGCTCGATCTGGCGCTGCTACGCGGCGGTTCCGGCCCCGAGCTGGTCCGCGACGAGCTGCGTCGCGGACACCACGACGACGTCTGGATCGCCGAGGCGGTGACCGGCGGCGACCTCGCCGCGCTGGCGGCCGGCTGTGCGCTGGCCGAGGACGACGGCCTGCGTGTCGTCTACCGGACCGGCCCCACGGCGGTCCGGGCGCTCGCCGGGCGGCCGCTGCCCGAGCCGTGGCCGGGCCGCGACGGACCGGCGGCCAGCGGGCTGGTCGTCGTCGGAAGCCACACCGGGCTCACCAACGTCCAGGTGGACGAGCTGCGGCGGAGCCGGCCGGTGTCGCTCGTCGAGCTCGACGCCAGGGTGGTCGCCGCCGTCGACGAGGCGGCGCGGGAAGCCGAGATCGGGCGGGCGGCCGCCGCCGTCCGGGCCGCCGTGCCGTCGGTCACGACGGTGCTGCGGACGTCCCGGCAGGTCGTCGCCGGCGCGGACCCGATCACCACCAGCGGGCGGGTGGCCGCCGCCCTCACCGAGACGGTACGCCGGATCGCCGAGACGACGGAGCTGGGCTTCCTCGTAGCCAAGGGCGGCATCACCTCGCACGACGTCCCCGCGCGGGCACTCGGCGCGACCCGGGCCGTCGTCCTCGGCCAGCTGTTCCCCGGGATGGTGCCGGTGTGGCGGCTGCTCGACGGCTCCCGGCCGGAGCTGCCCTACGTCGTGTTCCCCGGCAACGTCGGCGACCGCACCAGCCTCGCGGTCACCGTCACCCGGCTCGCAGAAGGAGACCGCAGTGCCTGA
- a CDS encoding NAD(P)H-dependent flavin oxidoreductase, translating to MALATAFTDLFQLRHPIALAPMGGSAGGALAAAVSQAGGLGLLGAGFGDREWLDREVPIVASRPGLPWGAGFLTWGIQDGAVEHVLEHGPRAVMLSFGDPTPYAERIRAAGTALILQVTDLEEARQAVDLGADVIVAQGTEAGGHGARHGRSTLPFVPVVVDLAAPVPVLAAGGIADGRGVAAALALGAAGALIGTRFQATAEALVDPVIAQAIVDGSAEDTERSTVLDLARGSDWPSRYPARTLGHPYLDRWRGREADLARDPQARQHYQDDVARGAIPSLPVWAGEGVDLITDLPAAADLVATLAAQAEDALARAGRRPPQLPR from the coding sequence ATGGCGTTGGCGACCGCGTTCACGGACCTGTTCCAGCTGCGGCATCCGATCGCGCTCGCGCCGATGGGCGGCTCGGCCGGTGGCGCCCTGGCCGCGGCGGTGTCGCAGGCCGGCGGCCTCGGCCTCCTGGGCGCCGGCTTCGGCGACCGCGAGTGGCTGGACCGCGAGGTGCCGATCGTCGCGTCGCGGCCCGGGCTGCCATGGGGCGCCGGATTCCTCACCTGGGGCATCCAGGACGGCGCGGTGGAGCACGTCCTGGAGCACGGCCCGCGGGCCGTCATGCTGTCCTTCGGCGACCCCACTCCGTACGCCGAGCGGATCCGTGCGGCCGGCACGGCGCTGATCCTGCAGGTCACCGACCTCGAGGAGGCCAGGCAGGCGGTCGATCTCGGCGCCGACGTCATCGTGGCCCAGGGCACCGAGGCCGGCGGGCACGGCGCCCGGCACGGCCGCTCCACGCTGCCGTTCGTGCCGGTCGTCGTGGACCTGGCGGCGCCGGTGCCGGTGCTGGCCGCCGGCGGCATCGCCGACGGCCGCGGGGTGGCCGCCGCCCTCGCTCTGGGCGCGGCCGGCGCGCTGATCGGCACCCGATTCCAGGCGACGGCCGAGGCGCTGGTCGACCCCGTCATCGCCCAGGCGATCGTCGACGGCTCGGCCGAGGACACCGAGCGCAGCACCGTCCTCGACCTCGCCCGCGGCTCCGACTGGCCGTCGCGGTATCCGGCGCGCACGCTCGGCCACCCGTACCTCGACCGATGGCGCGGCCGGGAGGCCGACCTCGCCCGCGACCCCCAGGCCCGGCAGCACTACCAGGACGACGTCGCGCGCGGCGCCATCCCGTCCCTCCCCGTCTGGGCCGGCGAGGGAGTCGACCTCATCACCGACCTCCCCGCCGCCGCCGACCTCGTCGCCACCCTGGCCGCCCAGGCCGAGGACGCACTGGCCCGAGCAGGCCGCCGCCCGCCGCAGCTGCCGAGGTAA
- a CDS encoding SDR family NAD(P)-dependent oxidoreductase, whose protein sequence is MSTSGILGRFDLTGRTALITGAGMGIGRAFAHALGEAGANVAVIDLDLRRAEQVVAGLGESGVAALAVGADASDPEQIDAFVAQVVAHFGRLDIAVNNAGINLNSAAEETTLDEWDRVFAVNTRGVFLACQAEARAMFPHGYGKIVNTASMASLIVPHPQKQVSYNASKGAVVTLTRTLAAEWAPRGIRVNCMSPGIIRTALIEQSPDLAPLVDEWVRSIPAGRLGEVEDLQGGIVYLASPASDYMTGHNLVIEGGQTLW, encoded by the coding sequence GTGAGCACGAGCGGGATCCTCGGCCGGTTCGACCTCACCGGACGCACCGCGTTGATCACCGGCGCCGGCATGGGCATCGGGCGGGCGTTCGCGCACGCCCTCGGCGAGGCCGGCGCGAACGTCGCGGTGATCGATCTGGACCTGCGACGTGCCGAGCAGGTGGTTGCCGGGCTCGGCGAGAGCGGGGTCGCCGCGCTCGCCGTCGGCGCCGACGCGTCCGACCCCGAGCAGATCGACGCCTTCGTCGCCCAGGTCGTCGCGCACTTCGGCCGGCTCGACATCGCCGTCAACAACGCCGGGATCAACCTCAACTCGGCGGCGGAGGAGACCACGCTGGACGAGTGGGACCGCGTCTTCGCGGTGAACACCCGGGGCGTGTTCCTCGCCTGCCAGGCCGAGGCACGGGCGATGTTCCCGCACGGCTACGGCAAGATCGTCAACACCGCGTCGATGGCCTCGCTGATCGTCCCGCACCCGCAGAAGCAGGTCTCGTACAACGCGTCCAAGGGCGCCGTGGTCACCCTCACGCGCACGCTGGCCGCCGAGTGGGCGCCGCGCGGCATCCGGGTGAACTGCATGTCGCCGGGGATCATCCGGACCGCGCTGATCGAGCAGTCGCCCGACCTCGCCCCGCTCGTCGACGAGTGGGTGCGCTCCATCCCGGCGGGCCGGCTGGGCGAGGTCGAGGACCTCCAGGGCGGCATCGTGTACCTCGCCAGCCCGGCGTCGGACTACATGACCGGCCACAACCTGGTGATCGAGGGCGGCCAGACCCTCTGGTGA
- a CDS encoding FadR/GntR family transcriptional regulator, with translation MGELAPLPDRPLRRREPATVELTRELLTYLASGDVTPGQRLPGERALSEALGVGRAALREAIKSLILLGVLEQRQGDGTYLAKEPSSLLPKVIEWGVLLGNNQLTDLIEARQLLEVTLAPQAARNRSAAAAARLTQLVEEMRAASHDYDRYIEADVEFHLELAAASGNEVLTGVLSNIRSLIEAWAHRVIESAQETESSLAMHVPVLEAVVEQDEERARAAMQALMDRATRRLRLSLPAAEQRAVEG, from the coding sequence ATGGGCGAGCTTGCACCACTGCCCGACCGGCCGCTGCGCCGGCGCGAACCGGCGACGGTCGAGCTGACGCGGGAGCTGCTGACGTATCTCGCGTCCGGCGACGTGACGCCGGGGCAGCGGCTTCCGGGTGAGCGTGCGCTCAGCGAGGCGCTGGGGGTGGGCCGCGCGGCGCTGCGTGAGGCCATCAAGTCGCTCATCCTGCTCGGCGTGCTGGAGCAGCGCCAGGGCGACGGCACGTATCTGGCGAAGGAGCCGTCGAGCCTGCTGCCGAAGGTCATCGAGTGGGGGGTGCTGCTCGGGAACAACCAGCTCACCGACCTCATCGAGGCCCGCCAGCTGCTCGAGGTGACGTTGGCGCCGCAGGCGGCGCGCAACCGCAGCGCGGCGGCCGCGGCCCGGCTGACGCAGCTGGTCGAGGAGATGCGGGCGGCCAGCCACGACTACGACCGGTACATCGAGGCCGACGTGGAGTTCCATCTGGAGCTGGCCGCGGCGTCGGGCAACGAGGTGCTGACGGGCGTGCTGAGCAACATCCGGTCGCTGATCGAGGCGTGGGCGCACCGGGTCATCGAGTCGGCGCAGGAGACGGAGTCGTCGCTGGCCATGCACGTGCCCGTCCTCGAGGCCGTCGTCGAGCAGGACGAGGAGCGGGCACGTGCGGCCATGCAGGCGCTCATGGACCGCGCGACCCGGCGGCTGCGGCTGTCGCTGCCGGCCGCCGAGCAGCGCGCCGTCGAGGGCTGA
- a CDS encoding YhjD/YihY/BrkB family envelope integrity protein gives MDENGPIRAPAWLLHRWPGRVAITSAAGCVRIDVFDRAMTVAAQLFSSVLPILILFATWAGASASDATAEALRIPDESKAVLDDAVTGASGAAFGVVGVLIVLISATSLSRAVTRAFTAVWSLPRPRNRLGSAWRWLAAVVGLALAIVVVRQLAAFADGLPQPRAWQSVTAFAADTAVALFLPWLLLAGAVRPRLLLPGALLFAVTMIAVRPASAVWLPRALESSAERFGSIGVAFTYLAWLYAVAFCYLVTAVVGQVVATDDGWLGRRIRR, from the coding sequence ATGGACGAGAACGGGCCGATCCGGGCGCCCGCCTGGCTGCTGCACCGCTGGCCGGGGCGGGTCGCGATCACCAGCGCGGCCGGGTGCGTGCGCATCGACGTGTTCGATCGGGCGATGACGGTGGCGGCGCAGCTGTTCAGCTCGGTGCTGCCGATCCTGATCCTGTTCGCGACGTGGGCCGGGGCCAGTGCGTCGGACGCGACGGCGGAGGCGTTGCGGATCCCGGACGAGTCGAAGGCGGTGCTGGACGACGCGGTGACGGGAGCGTCGGGTGCGGCGTTCGGGGTGGTCGGCGTGCTGATCGTGCTGATCTCGGCGACCAGCCTGTCGCGCGCGGTGACGCGGGCGTTCACGGCGGTGTGGTCGCTGCCGCGGCCACGCAACCGGCTCGGCTCGGCCTGGCGCTGGCTGGCCGCGGTCGTGGGCCTGGCGCTGGCGATCGTCGTGGTGCGGCAGCTGGCGGCATTCGCCGACGGCCTGCCGCAGCCGCGGGCGTGGCAGTCGGTGACGGCGTTCGCGGCGGACACGGCGGTCGCGCTGTTCCTGCCGTGGCTGCTGCTGGCCGGCGCCGTCCGGCCTCGGCTGCTGCTGCCCGGCGCCCTGCTGTTCGCGGTGACGATGATCGCGGTCCGCCCGGCGTCGGCGGTGTGGCTGCCGCGGGCACTGGAGTCCAGCGCGGAGCGGTTCGGCTCGATCGGCGTCGCGTTCACGTACCTGGCCTGGCTGTACGCGGTCGCGTTCTGCTACCTGGTGACGGCGGTCGTCGGCCAGGTGGTGGCGACGGACGACGGGTGGCTCGGCCGCCGGATCCGGCGCTGA
- a CDS encoding M24 family metallopeptidase has protein sequence MSAPFAAERLDELLQEAGVDVVLATTRHNVQYLLGGYRYFFFAGMDAIGVSRYLPVVGYVAGRPEDAFYVGCGNEDWGTDVQPLWVGEIQNVSWSSLDSARVAAAAITRRGAATGRIAVEYAFIPADALDELRRELPDAEFVDAHPILESLRGRKSAAELALVRTASEGIIDSMLATFATVRPGLTRHQIVEEFRRQQTSRGLVFDYCLIATGPSLNRAPSQEPWRPGTVLSLDSGGMFDGYIGDLARMAVHGEPTDRMVELMAEIEHVQQQVRTVVRAGSPGSAIYEIAADLVAASPYAATMTFLAHGMGLITHEVPRLTATGPVPYPADHAHTPLAEGNVLSIETWIEDPVVGFVKLEDTLIVTADGYEAPGDIGRGYTVVHD, from the coding sequence GTGTCCGCACCGTTCGCGGCCGAGCGACTCGACGAGCTGCTGCAGGAGGCCGGGGTCGACGTCGTCCTCGCGACCACGCGGCACAACGTCCAGTACCTGCTCGGCGGCTACCGCTACTTCTTCTTCGCCGGTATGGACGCCATCGGGGTCAGCCGCTACCTGCCCGTCGTCGGGTACGTCGCGGGCCGGCCGGAGGACGCCTTCTACGTCGGCTGCGGCAACGAGGACTGGGGCACCGACGTGCAGCCGCTCTGGGTCGGCGAGATCCAGAACGTGAGCTGGTCCAGCCTCGACTCGGCCCGCGTGGCGGCCGCCGCGATCACCCGCCGCGGCGCCGCGACCGGGCGCATCGCGGTCGAGTACGCGTTCATCCCGGCCGACGCCCTGGACGAACTGCGGCGCGAGCTGCCGGACGCCGAGTTCGTCGACGCGCACCCGATCCTGGAGTCGCTGCGCGGGCGGAAGTCCGCCGCGGAGCTGGCGCTGGTCCGGACGGCGTCGGAGGGGATCATCGACTCGATGCTGGCCACCTTCGCCACGGTCCGCCCGGGCCTCACCAGGCACCAGATCGTCGAGGAGTTCCGCCGCCAGCAGACCAGCCGCGGGCTGGTCTTCGACTACTGCCTGATCGCCACCGGCCCGAGCCTCAACCGGGCACCGTCGCAGGAGCCGTGGCGCCCCGGCACCGTGCTCTCGCTCGACAGCGGCGGCATGTTCGACGGCTACATCGGCGACCTCGCCCGGATGGCCGTCCACGGGGAGCCGACCGACCGCATGGTCGAGCTGATGGCCGAGATCGAGCACGTCCAGCAGCAGGTCCGGACCGTGGTCCGGGCCGGCAGCCCGGGCTCGGCGATCTACGAGATCGCGGCCGACCTGGTGGCCGCCAGCCCATACGCCGCGACCATGACGTTCCTGGCGCACGGCATGGGCCTGATCACCCACGAGGTGCCGCGGCTGACGGCGACCGGCCCGGTGCCCTACCCGGCCGACCACGCGCACACCCCGCTGGCCGAGGGCAACGTGCTGTCCATCGAGACCTGGATCGAGGACCCGGTGGTCGGCTTCGTGAAGCTGGAGGACACCCTCATCGTGACGGCGGACGGGTACGAGGCGCCCGGGGACATCGGCCGCGGCTACACGGTCGTCCATGACTAG